In Dyadobacter sp. CECT 9275, the following proteins share a genomic window:
- the rpmD gene encoding 50S ribosomal protein L30, whose amino-acid sequence MSKVRITQVKSAIDRPEKQKLTIKALGLGKLNRSVEKENSDAIAGMIRKVSHLVKVEEI is encoded by the coding sequence ACGTATTACACAAGTTAAAAGCGCAATTGATCGTCCTGAGAAACAAAAGCTTACAATCAAAGCTTTGGGACTAGGGAAACTGAACAGGTCGGTTGAAAAAGAAAATAGCGACGCTATTGCGGGAATGATCCGTAAAGTTAGCCATTTGGTTAAAGTTGAAGAAATTTAA
- the rplO gene encoding 50S ribosomal protein L15: MNLSSLKPAAGSVKVGKRVGRGQGSGKGGTAARGHKGAQSRSGYSRKLGFEGGQMPLQRRLPKFGFNNINRVEYKALNLDAIQSLAEKTSATVITLELIRENGLAAKKDLVKILGRGEISLAVEVQAHGFSGSAAESIEKAGGKAVKL, encoded by the coding sequence ATGAATCTTAGTTCATTAAAACCGGCGGCTGGATCTGTAAAGGTCGGAAAGCGTGTAGGTCGTGGTCAGGGATCCGGAAAAGGAGGAACTGCTGCCCGTGGACACAAAGGAGCTCAATCCCGCTCTGGTTACAGCAGAAAGTTAGGTTTTGAAGGTGGTCAGATGCCTCTGCAGAGACGCTTGCCTAAGTTCGGATTTAACAATATCAATCGTGTAGAGTACAAAGCGTTGAATCTGGATGCCATTCAAAGTCTGGCTGAAAAGACAAGCGCTACTGTAATTACTCTTGAATTGATCCGGGAAAATGGTTTGGCGGCTAAAAAGGATCTTGTTAAGATTCTAGGTCGTGGAGAAATATCTCTGGCGGTAGAAGTGCAGGCTCATGGTTTTTCCGGAAGCGCGGCAGAATCTATTGAGAAAGCAGGTGGTAAAGCGGTTAAACTATAA